A stretch of Mucilaginibacter terrae DNA encodes these proteins:
- a CDS encoding YncE family protein: MKNLTYHYILFAGALFTLLVSSCRKDAKPDEEQTQTIFTPTPTSTVKGFYLLNEGNLNMNKASLDFVDYTTGIYRKNIYSTANPEVGRGLGDVGNDIAIYGSKLYVVVNNSNKVEVLNAKTGKRISQINLVNCRYITFHNNKAYVSTYMSAVGATNAANGIVAQIDTTTLLIERQVTVGRQPEEMALVGNKLYVANSGGYSPANYERTISVIDLTTFTETKRIDVAINLGSLKADQYGDLYVISQGDYLSIQPKLLVIDTQTERVKATFDIPVRTIHIDADRLYAISTNGQKFAYNIINIQNETLLNQSYITDGTDSQITQPYGLTVNPVTKEVLLTDARDYVTQGTLYCFGTDGRKKWSVTTGDIPAHFAFTF, encoded by the coding sequence ATGAAGAACTTAACATACCACTATATCCTGTTTGCTGGTGCATTATTTACCCTGCTGGTTTCATCATGCCGTAAAGATGCAAAGCCTGACGAGGAGCAAACGCAAACTATTTTTACACCTACCCCAACAAGCACGGTTAAAGGTTTTTACCTGCTTAATGAGGGCAATTTAAACATGAACAAGGCTTCGCTGGATTTTGTGGATTACACCACCGGCATTTACCGTAAAAACATTTACAGTACCGCTAACCCCGAAGTTGGCCGTGGATTAGGCGATGTGGGTAATGATATTGCAATATATGGTTCTAAACTGTACGTGGTGGTTAACAACTCTAACAAAGTTGAGGTACTTAATGCTAAAACCGGCAAACGCATTAGCCAAATTAACCTGGTTAACTGCCGTTACATAACCTTCCACAACAATAAAGCTTACGTAAGCACTTATATGAGTGCTGTGGGTGCAACCAACGCCGCCAATGGCATAGTGGCTCAAATTGACACCACTACCCTACTCATTGAACGCCAGGTAACCGTTGGCCGCCAGCCCGAAGAGATGGCTTTGGTAGGCAATAAACTCTATGTAGCTAATTCGGGGGGCTATAGTCCGGCTAATTATGAGCGTACAATATCGGTTATTGATTTAACCACGTTTACCGAAACCAAACGCATTGATGTTGCCATTAACCTGGGCTCACTAAAAGCCGACCAGTACGGCGATCTGTATGTGATTTCACAAGGCGACTACCTGAGCATTCAGCCTAAATTATTGGTTATTGATACGCAAACCGAACGTGTTAAAGCAACCTTCGATATACCTGTACGAACTATTCATATAGATGCCGACCGCCTGTATGCCATTAGTACCAACGGACAAAAGTTTGCTTACAACATAATCAACATACAAAACGAAACCCTGCTAAATCAAAGCTACATAACAGATGGTACCGACAGTCAAATTACGCAGCCTTATGGCCTTACAGTAAATCCTGTTACCAAAGAGGTTTTGTTAACCGACGCCAGGGATTACGTTACCCAGGGCACCCTGTATTGTTTTGGCACCGATGGCCGCAAAAAATGGAGCGTAACTACCGGAGATATACCCGCACACTTTGCATTTACATTTTAA
- a CDS encoding YncE family protein translates to MKTNLLRSSKLSWLILTSLVVLASCSKDDELPTDADIESTTGIYVLSEGSFGAGNGDIAYYNIKTGTAEKNYYKKVNGTDLGETPNDLQRYGSKMYCVVSGIDGQPKSFVDIMNINTGKTIKRISFNSGNNGYLPRYVAFYQGKAYVSRYDGKISRVDTASLNIDAELDLKANYLEGVAVANGKLYVANSDYKLSGVNKVSVVNLNSFTKTTDITVAQNPTKISAAANGNVYVICQGNYTNIPAEINLINSVTDTKTSLNTIKGVDYGTSLSIAGNGGFIALTNTSTFASEVKSFSAVTSTVGNNLITDGTNVGLLYGLTFDNFSGGAVVTDAVSYTSTSGKAYFYNYMGKRLLSFDTAVNPKSAVFVYSYKK, encoded by the coding sequence ATGAAAACAAACTTACTACGCAGCTCAAAACTTAGCTGGCTTATACTTACAAGCCTTGTTGTACTGGCATCATGCTCAAAAGACGATGAACTACCAACCGATGCAGATATTGAAAGCACTACGGGTATTTACGTGCTCAGCGAAGGCTCATTTGGTGCAGGTAACGGCGATATTGCCTACTACAATATAAAAACCGGCACGGCCGAAAAAAACTATTACAAAAAAGTAAATGGCACCGATTTAGGCGAGACACCTAACGATTTACAACGCTATGGCAGCAAAATGTACTGTGTTGTAAGTGGCATTGATGGCCAGCCTAAATCATTTGTTGATATAATGAATATCAACACCGGTAAAACTATTAAACGTATATCATTCAATTCGGGTAATAATGGCTATTTACCACGTTATGTTGCTTTTTATCAGGGTAAGGCTTATGTATCGCGCTATGATGGCAAAATAAGCCGTGTCGATACCGCAAGCCTTAATATTGATGCAGAACTTGACCTTAAAGCTAATTACCTGGAAGGTGTGGCAGTAGCTAATGGCAAACTTTACGTAGCCAATTCAGATTATAAGCTTTCGGGGGTGAATAAGGTTTCGGTTGTCAATCTGAACTCATTTACAAAAACTACGGATATTACAGTAGCTCAAAACCCAACTAAAATATCGGCAGCTGCCAATGGTAATGTATATGTTATTTGCCAAGGTAATTATACCAATATACCAGCTGAAATAAACTTGATCAACAGTGTTACCGATACTAAAACATCATTAAATACTATAAAAGGCGTTGATTACGGTACATCGTTAAGTATTGCTGGCAATGGCGGGTTTATTGCCCTTACCAACACATCAACTTTTGCATCTGAAGTTAAATCGTTTAGTGCTGTTACATCAACCGTGGGCAACAACTTAATCACTGATGGCACAAACGTAGGTTTGCTATATGGCTTAACTTTCGACAATTTTAGTGGTGGGGCTGTGGTGACTGATGCTGTAAGCTACACCAGCACCTCGGGTAAAGCTTATTTTTATAATTACATGGGCAAAAGGCTGCTAAGTTTTGACACTGCGGTTAATCCTAAATCGGCCGTATTTGTGTATTCGTACAAAAAATAA
- a CDS encoding cell surface protein: MKTTTSIYAKVLLLALAGSVLVLNSCTKDNEAEIHDPEPIAPTRPVTGQSSAYVTQLFSYNPAPGQFINDPIGTADGAKTILNGKTGLVTLGAYGGNIVLGFDHTVVNQDGKEDLIVYGNAGNGTAEPGVVWVMQDTNGNGQPDDTWFELTGSAQNQPGYTRAYSVTYTRPNPATADVPWTDSKGNSGVVKTNIYHKQAYYPTWITANSYTVTGTLLPSTNINTTNPSFITSNSFAFGYADNTLNGDKLDIANAIDDKGNKVALKGIDFVKIQTGIQFNLGWLGELSTEVKGVADISLEK; the protein is encoded by the coding sequence ATGAAAACTACTACTTCTATATATGCAAAAGTATTGCTGCTGGCTTTGGCCGGCAGCGTACTTGTTTTAAACTCGTGTACAAAAGATAATGAAGCCGAAATACACGACCCTGAGCCTATTGCACCTACACGCCCGGTAACCGGGCAAAGCAGTGCTTATGTTACGCAATTGTTTAGCTATAACCCGGCACCAGGACAATTTATAAATGACCCTATAGGCACTGCCGACGGTGCCAAAACTATATTAAATGGCAAAACAGGCTTGGTAACTTTAGGAGCATATGGAGGGAATATTGTGTTAGGCTTTGACCATACAGTGGTTAACCAGGATGGCAAGGAAGATTTAATTGTTTACGGCAATGCAGGAAACGGAACCGCTGAACCGGGCGTTGTTTGGGTAATGCAAGACACAAATGGTAATGGCCAACCTGACGATACCTGGTTTGAACTAACTGGTAGCGCTCAAAATCAACCAGGCTATACAAGGGCTTACTCGGTTACTTACACCCGCCCTAACCCTGCCACTGCCGATGTGCCATGGACAGACAGTAAAGGTAATTCAGGTGTAGTTAAAACCAATATTTACCATAAACAGGCCTATTACCCAACCTGGATAACAGCAAACTCTTATACCGTTACCGGTACGCTGTTACCATCAACTAATATTAATACCACCAATCCTTCTTTTATTACCAGCAACTCGTTTGCATTTGGCTATGCTGATAACACTCTTAATGGCGATAAACTTGATATAGCCAACGCCATTGATGATAAAGGCAATAAAGTAGCCTTAAAAGGAATTGACTTTGTGAAAATTCAAACCGGCATTCAATTCAACTTGGGCTGGCTGGGCGAATTATCAACCGAGGTTAAGGGTGTGGCTGATATTAGCTTAGAGAAGTAG
- a CDS encoding VOC family protein yields MFKHTKAFSGFSVDDTQKAKEFYGEVLGLEVEELDMPGTLRLHIEGGGEILIYTKPNHSPATFTILNFPVQEINKAVDDLTARGVKFKVYDEPNFKTDKKGIFQGGGPKIAWFKDPAGNFLSVLEE; encoded by the coding sequence ATGTTTAAGCACACCAAAGCATTCAGTGGGTTTTCGGTTGATGATACCCAAAAGGCTAAGGAATTTTACGGGGAAGTATTAGGGCTTGAGGTAGAAGAACTTGATATGCCCGGAACCCTGCGCTTACATATTGAGGGTGGAGGTGAAATACTTATCTACACTAAGCCAAACCATTCGCCGGCAACGTTTACCATTCTTAACTTTCCGGTTCAAGAAATTAATAAGGCTGTTGATGATTTAACAGCACGCGGAGTAAAATTTAAAGTTTACGACGAGCCAAATTTTAAAACCGATAAGAAAGGTATTTTTCAAGGGGGCGGCCCTAAAATAGCATGGTTTAAAGATCCTGCCGGTAACTTTTTATCGGTTTTGGAAGAGTAA
- a CDS encoding DoxX family protein — MKRFFAPYNLPLSVDIAILLLRLLFGIAFIIHGWGKIQTPMGWMGPDSFIPPLFQALAAISEFVGGIALVLGLFTRLAAIGIAITMLVAVYVHAVMGGDPFVSPTGGKSYELAANYLCTALLILAGGAGRFSIDKAIFGDRSSLN, encoded by the coding sequence ATGAAAAGATTTTTTGCACCGTACAATTTACCCTTAAGCGTTGATATAGCTATATTATTGTTAAGGCTGTTGTTCGGTATTGCTTTTATTATTCACGGATGGGGCAAAATACAAACCCCTATGGGCTGGATGGGGCCCGATTCATTCATACCGCCGTTATTTCAAGCATTAGCAGCAATATCAGAATTTGTTGGTGGTATAGCCCTGGTGCTGGGCTTGTTTACCCGTTTGGCCGCCATTGGAATTGCTATTACCATGTTGGTAGCTGTTTACGTGCATGCAGTTATGGGAGGCGACCCGTTTGTTAGCCCTACCGGCGGAAAATCTTATGAGTTAGCTGCTAACTATTTGTGTACTGCACTGTTAATTCTGGCTGGAGGGGCTGGTCGTTTTTCAATAGATAAGGCCATATTTGGCGACCGTTCAAGTTTGAATTAA
- a CDS encoding SRPBCC family protein encodes MIKKILIGIIGLIASLLVVAIFVPKDYTVERQITINKPVTEIFDYIKYLKNQDEYSKWASMDPNMKKTYSGTDATPGFVSAWESDVKDVGQGEQKILSIVPDKQINYDLHFIKPFEGRAEAIMKTQDNGNSTTTVKWSIASSMPYPTNLMRLFMNIEEMIGNDLDTGLKNLKGKFDK; translated from the coding sequence ATGATTAAGAAAATTCTAATAGGCATTATTGGCCTTATTGCATCATTGTTGGTAGTGGCAATTTTTGTTCCTAAAGATTATACAGTAGAGAGGCAGATAACGATTAATAAGCCGGTTACCGAAATCTTTGATTACATAAAATATTTGAAAAATCAGGATGAATACAGTAAGTGGGCATCTATGGATCCAAATATGAAGAAAACTTACAGCGGTACCGATGCCACTCCGGGCTTTGTATCGGCATGGGAGAGCGACGTTAAGGATGTGGGGCAGGGTGAACAAAAAATTTTAAGCATTGTGCCCGATAAGCAAATTAATTACGATTTGCATTTTATAAAGCCATTTGAAGGCCGTGCTGAGGCAATTATGAAAACCCAAGACAATGGCAATAGCACCACAACCGTGAAATGGAGTATTGCCAGCAGCATGCCATATCCTACTAATTTGATGCGTTTATTTATGAATATAGAGGAGATGATCGGCAATGATCTGGATACAGGTCTTAAAAATCTTAAGGGTAAATTTGACAAATAA
- the hscB gene encoding Fe-S protein assembly co-chaperone HscB, with protein sequence MINYFEFYDIPESFNLDEAALKKKFYALSKQYHPDFYAGEDEAKQQEILEISTINNKAYQTLSNPAKRLEYILKQHDLVSEGAKPQLPSDFLMEMMDLNERLMEADDAEKLAEIRAETLVVEDDLNTQLQALTTDYESLNDTAKNDRLNHIADIYFRQKYLLRIKDSLNTFASRF encoded by the coding sequence ATGATTAACTATTTTGAATTTTACGATATACCCGAGTCATTTAATTTGGATGAAGCAGCCTTAAAAAAGAAGTTTTATGCCCTAAGCAAACAATACCATCCCGACTTTTATGCCGGTGAAGATGAAGCTAAACAACAAGAGATACTCGAAATATCAACCATCAATAACAAAGCCTACCAAACGCTCAGCAACCCGGCCAAACGCCTCGAATATATTTTAAAGCAGCACGATTTAGTGAGTGAAGGTGCTAAACCACAGCTCCCATCCGACTTTTTAATGGAGATGATGGACCTTAACGAGCGCCTGATGGAAGCAGATGATGCCGAAAAACTTGCAGAAATCCGAGCAGAGACACTGGTCGTTGAAGATGATTTAAACACTCAGTTACAAGCGCTCACTACTGATTATGAATCACTTAATGACACAGCTAAAAATGACCGCTTAAATCACATTGCAGATATTTATTTTAGACAAAAATATTTGTTGCGAATTAAGGATAGTTTGAATACATTTGCATCCCGCTTCTGA
- a CDS encoding ISAon1 family transposase N-terminal region protein, with the protein MSAAYETLVRLILPEGILEYFELTDVRSSETGQLNIHLEEKNVPPLGYEKSQLESKGFLPETAIQDFPIRGHKVALCIKRRRWEVKASGEVITRDWDLVRKGARMTTEFGTFLKGIFG; encoded by the coding sequence TTGTCCGCAGCATACGAAACACTTGTCCGCCTGATCTTACCTGAAGGCATCTTAGAATACTTTGAACTTACCGATGTCCGCTCGTCCGAGACTGGGCAATTGAATATCCATTTGGAAGAAAAGAATGTGCCGCCTTTGGGGTATGAAAAATCGCAACTGGAATCAAAAGGGTTCTTACCCGAAACGGCTATCCAGGATTTTCCAATTCGTGGACATAAGGTAGCACTTTGTATTAAAAGACGCAGATGGGAAGTAAAAGCAAGCGGTGAAGTTATCACAAGAGACTGGGATTTAGTAAGAAAAGGAGCACGAATGACAACAGAATTCGGCACTTTTTTAAAAGGTATATTTGGATAA
- a CDS encoding ISAon1 family transposase yields MDNNPISCHLLGRLYSVDGKQLQQQYKDHLSDFHGWEQKDHADEWMLFEDNIGPSLSIDETALSNGELYTIITNKEAKGGKRAIVAMLKGTQAEQIAAVLERIPARKRNQVKEVTMDMASNMIKAIRRCFSNASRVIDRFHVQKLAYDAVQEASIKYRWEALESRKTKR; encoded by the coding sequence TTGGATAATAACCCCATCAGTTGCCATTTATTAGGCCGTTTGTATTCCGTTGATGGTAAACAGTTACAACAGCAATACAAAGATCACCTGAGCGACTTTCACGGCTGGGAGCAGAAAGATCATGCAGATGAATGGATGCTGTTCGAAGATAATATAGGCCCCTCGCTGAGTATAGATGAAACAGCATTAAGCAATGGCGAGCTGTATACCATCATCACTAATAAGGAAGCCAAAGGCGGTAAACGGGCTATCGTAGCGATGCTCAAAGGCACACAGGCCGAACAGATCGCGGCGGTATTGGAACGTATCCCTGCCCGTAAGCGTAACCAGGTAAAGGAGGTAACAATGGACATGGCCTCAAACATGATCAAAGCCATCCGCCGGTGCTTTAGTAATGCCAGCCGGGTGATCGACCGTTTCCATGTGCAGAAACTGGCTTATGATGCCGTGCAGGAGGCAAGTATCAAATACCGCTGGGAAGCGCTGGAGAGCAGGAAAACCAAGCGGTAG
- a CDS encoding ISAon1 family transposase, with amino-acid sequence MGSAGEQENQAVEAAKKNKQSYQPEVFTNGDTLKQLLARSRYLLFKHPSKWTASQKQRADLVFPRYPELYKAYNLSIRLGQVFTICKNKQQAFKRLAIWYNDVESAGIDAFKTVARSVQTHYESILNFFDNRSTNASAESFNAKIKAFRATSRGVRDTTFFLFRLANIYA; translated from the coding sequence CTGGGAAGCGCTGGAGAGCAGGAAAACCAAGCGGTAGAAGCTGCTAAAAAGAACAAACAAAGCTATCAGCCGGAAGTATTCACCAATGGTGATACGTTGAAGCAATTACTGGCACGTAGCCGCTACCTGTTATTCAAACATCCATCCAAATGGACAGCATCACAAAAACAAAGGGCAGACCTGGTCTTTCCCCGCTACCCGGAGTTATATAAAGCGTACAACCTATCCATCCGCTTAGGACAGGTCTTTACCATCTGCAAGAACAAGCAGCAGGCATTTAAGCGGTTAGCGATCTGGTATAATGATGTAGAAAGCGCGGGTATTGATGCTTTTAAAACCGTGGCCAGATCAGTTCAAACTCATTATGAATCTATCCTGAACTTCTTTGATAACCGCAGCACAAACGCATCGGCCGAATCATTCAACGCCAAGATCAAAGCTTTCAGGGCCACTTCAAGAGGCGTTAGAGACACTACTTTCTTCCTGTTCAGACTCGCTAATATCTATGCCTGA